Part of the Hippocampus zosterae strain Florida unplaced genomic scaffold, ASM2543408v3 HiC_scaffold_367, whole genome shotgun sequence genome is shown below.
ACTTAATCTTGGCCAGGAAGGCAGCCTCATCACTGGAGATCTTGCATGACTCGTCGAGCAGGTTGAAGATCGAGACTGTTTCTGAGTCGAGCAGCTCAAGGATGGGCTGGTTGTCCGAGTATATCACCTCTCGGGAATACTTGCCAAGCCCCTCCTTCTCgaatatctttttttattccttGAAGACCTGGTTTATGTACAGCTGCTGCAGCCGCTCGTTCGTGTAGTTTATGCACAGCTGCTCGAAGGAGTTGGTCTTCAGCACCTCGAACCCGTAGATGTCCAGCAGTCCCAGCACTGCGGCCTCGCTTTGTTACTCCACTCGCAGCCGCTCGTTCAGCTTCTCGACCAGCCACCCGAACAGTCTCTCGTACATGGCCTTCGCGAGTGAGTCTCGGTTGTCCTGGCAATCCCTGCGAGAAAGAGGCTTTACGATTTCAGTCTTTCCGACGGTGAGGGTGGTCTGCACCAGGGATGCCAGCAAGCCCGGCCCGACCCCCAGCAGCTCAAGCACGTGCTCACCCCCCTCGACCGCACAGGGCGAGGTATCGCTGAAGCTCGACTCGTCGAAATCCAGCTCGCCGAGCAGCAGGATCGCCGAGATCAGCCGGAGTACGGTATCCTCATCGAtctcaagcagcagcaaggcCTCGCGGACATGCTCGTAAGAAAAGGCGGCCTTCTCCTCGGGCGGCAGGTATCGGTAGGCCGGCTTGAAGTAGTATCGCTTGGGGAGTTTGAGGTGGCTGCCGATGATCGAGTAAAACACGTGGAAGTTGGGCTCGGTGGTTGATACGATCCGGGACTTCTCGAGCAGGTAGTTGGAGATGCGGGCGCCTCGGATGCGGTTCTGGGAGTCGATGTAGATCCGGACGTATTTGCCGAACCGACTGGAATTGTCGTTCCGGGCGGTCTTCGCATTCCCAAAAGACTCGAGGATCGGATTACAGCCCAGGATCTTGTCTTCGATCTCGACCCCGTCATCACCGCGCTTACAGATGGCCGCGATGAACTTCATGCAGTGTTTGTTGGTCTCGGTCTTGCCTGACCCGCTCTCCCCGCTGATGACGATAGACTGGTTGCGTCTGCGCGACAGGATCCGTTTGAAGGCACTGCCTGAGATCGCGTAGATATGGGGTGGAGCCCCTCGAGGGTCATCGTCTCGGATGGTGACTGTCTGGTATCGTTCTATCATGTCCGAAGTGTAGAGGCGGGGGTCCAGGTGGAACGGGTTGACCACCAGCAGGGATGGCCCTATGTAGGTGAAGATGTGGCCTTGCACGAACCTCTCTCGGATGTAGAACAGCAGCTCTGCGTCATTGAGCACTTCCAGGTCGATCAGGTCCTCAAGGCGCGAGAGCTGGCCGCTGCGCTGGTGGAGGGAGGCCAGTTTGACCTCCTCCTGGCTGCCGTCCTCGAGCTGACAGCGAGCCTTAAAGTTGATGGGGTTGAGCTCCTAAAAGACGGCCTTGCGGAAGGGGTCTGCCTGGCTGTGAGGGATCTCGATCCAGCACTTGGCCCGGGAGTGCGGCCTCAGCCAGCCGGGCACCTCGATCCTTTTTGAATTCATGCAGTTATTATGTCAAAGCGGGTAGGCACCCCGCTGGCAGATCCCGCAGGTATTGCCAATCCCGATGCGAATGTAGCCCGACTCCCCCAGCTCACGCCCCACTCGTTCTTCACGTACCAGTAGTTGCTGCTCGCCACTCCTACCAGCAGCGCCCCGTGGTTCACGTCCGTCCCGCAGTTCGTGAACACTCCTGAGCTGTAGAACTGGAAGTTGCGGGCGTCCACCATCACGGCCACTGTCCGCTGCTGCAGGGTGTTGTACACGTCGTTGCAGTTCAGTGCCAGCCCCACCGAGTTCAGCTTCAGCACTGGGGTGAACTTCCTGCAGGTGCCTTTCACCCCCGTGTACGGGTAGGTGTCGGTCGAGGCGATGCCTGCTGACCGGGCGTAGTTGAGCGCCGTGTTCGTGTAGCCTCCATTACAGCCATAGTCACTACTGTCGCAATCCACCAACTGCTGTTCGGCCAGACTGATCAACCTCCCAGTCTTCGACTTAAACAAAAATTCCATGGAGCCGACCGCCCCGAAAGCCCAGCCCGAGGCACACTGACCTGTGTTCTTGACTCCTGTCACGTAGCCAGCCGCGTTCCAGTTGACATCCTTTAGCTCGGTAATTGATTCATTAGGAGGTACTTACACAGGCTCTGAATGGAAGGGGTCGTTCAAGTACCTCTACTGGAACTAGTCGGCCGTCAGGGCCGCGAATTGGTTGAGCGCCAGCTTGTAGCTGTGGAGAGGGTTCAGGTTGTGCGAGACAATCGCCCGTACATTATTGCCAAAGACGGTCCTTCTAAAGACCACTTCCGAAGGATGAAAGTCCATCGAGTGCTGCTCCAGCCACCCCCTCCACAGCTACTCGCCAGGCTCTCTGACTCCAAACACCAGCAAAAGCTTTGTGACAATATCCAGCATTATATCTTGTCTGCATTCATGAGGCACCGCAGCAGAAATGGCTTTTCTCGTATTCGTGTCTGCCACGCTCTCCTAGCAGCTGTCGGAAGGTCGTCCGCATTGCGCAGTACTCGTCCTCTCGCTCTTTGGGTGCGGATAGTCGGTTGCTCAGGGCCCGTTGCCGGTGGCGGGGGCCGGATTGTCCGCGCTTGGCGTAGAAGGTCTCGCCTCGAGGTCGCCATAGTGTATCGGTCTTGCGCAACCCTTCGACGTAGCTGCTGCCTCCTCTGTAAGCAAAAAAGTTGCCACCGCTGGTGGTCCTGGTCAGCATCTCACTTGACGTAGCTGTCCCTGCCACTGCCATCGCTCTGGTAGTTGACTCTAAACTGTGCCTCCTTCGGCGGCTCAACGCGCGTGGTCCTGGGGGCCCTCAGGGTGCAAGTGAAGAACATCTTGCCCCGGACTTCATGCCTCTTGCCAAAGACGCCTCCATTGACGCTCTGGATGTAGGTATCCCTGCCAGTGCCGTCGTTACCGTAATAGGGATTTACCTTCATGCTTTACTTTATTATTGCTGGGAATCAAATCCTTGATTTTTATGATCTGCTACTACCACGCGGACCGGCTCATCACCCGCTTCTGTGCGGATGGTGCTGTCCTCACTAGCACGATGCCAGCTGCCACTCTGCGACGACTGCCTTCTAGCTCACCGCTAGGACCACCAGGACTTCGGCTATCCGCCTCAGCTGGTGCCCATTGAAGAGCCCCTCGCTCGCACGCTGCAGCACCTGAAGCGCAGCATCCACCAACTAGAAAGCCTGGAGGCACACGAAATGCAGTCGGCTCTGGAGAATTCCCACCGAAAGGTTAGATAACTGGAGGCTGCAAGGACTGCCTGTCAGAATAAACTCGAtgagtttttttcccggctTCTCAAAAAAGTCGGGCAGGAATAGCTAGACGATATCCAACGGAGAGTGGCAGACAAGAAGGATGAGCTCAAGCAGGCCCTAAAGAAAACTTAAGCAGGAATCCCCAAGTTCATTATCCTGCAGGAGTCTAAAGACCCTTCTCTCTAAATCGCTGATCTTCTAGAATCCTTTCAAAAGGCAGCCCGCTCTTCAAAGCGAACTCTACACATTCGGCATGAGGTATTCGACAAAGGCATGGCAGAGTTCCTCCAGCTTCGTTCAGAACAGCAGCTGGCAAGTCCTCGCAAGGTAATCTTCGAAAAGCAGGTGCAAGAGCCTTCGCGCACTCAGATCAAGAGAATGAGCACTACAGTTATCAGGAGGCGGCTCTTTGATTAGCGACAGCCCAAGCCTGCTAACCCGCAGATCCAGACTTTGAAGCCATTCATCCCTGCCCAGCCCCCGCCTCCACAGGTGATCCCCGCACCCTACCCAAACAGCCCTCTCCAACCCCACTACGTATCCTCCCACCATCCCCTGCCCAGAGCACAGTCCCTGCCGCTCACGATACGAAGCCAATCCTGAATGTCCAGCATACACATTCAAACTGCATAATCTATTAATGAACTTGGTCATCGCAGAAATCACTAAGGAAATTCAGAAGGGGAGGGTTGAAACTGTTAGGGAACATTTGCGCTCGTTCTCTGAGGATGAGGTTATTGAGGCTATCCCGCTGGTGGTCATGCTGGCTGCCAAGCATGAGATGCCTGTCTTGCTGGAGTAGCTGCTCGGGCCGGAAGCATCCCCTCTCACTCTTTTGCACGCTCGCTGCTTCCTGCGTGCATCCCTCGTGTCCTTAGTCCCATCCTCCTTCAGCGGGACCCTGGACCACCTGCGTGAGCTCTGCATGGACAGCCCCGCAAAGGAATGCATAGAACGGTCGATCAACTTCTACCGGCAGCTAGCTCCCTTCGGCGCCAAAGAGGCAGACCCGTAGGCCCTGACAGGCCTGATAAAAGAATACAACTAAGGAGTGGAAGAAAAGCGGAGCTGTATTCTGCACCCGTTCTCGCTGGGCCAGAGGATCGTCCGCTTCAATGAGGATGTCCGCAGGTTCCAGACCAAGAAGAGTGCTCCGTGCGTCTTTGGGTTTAGCACGCTTTCGGGTATCGCGAAAGAGCCTATTCAAAAAAGCCTGTTGAGCTAGTCCCGGCGGACGCAGTTCGGCTAGCGGCCCCAGGGCTTCAGCCTGATGGCAAAGGAATAGCCAGGAATCGTGCGGGAGGTGTTGGTGCTGAATTTCATGACTACCTGCAAGAAGATCCTGGAGGGACTGGGGATCATTCTCTGGCCTTACCAGATTCTGCCGGTAGAGGAAGGGCACGCCCTGGTCGAGTTCATCTAAGACACTCTGTCGGTGGACCAGATCAAAAAGCTGCCCGAGTGGGGCGGCTCCCTCCAACGGTTCTACGAGGGTTCCTTCGAAGACCTGGAGCTCGCCCGCGAAAGGTTCATCCGCAGTCTGGTAGGCTACTCGCTGTTTTGCTATATCTGCGAGGTCAAAGACCGGCACAACGGCAACATCCTGGTCCACTCCTCGGGCTGTCTGATCCATATCGACTTTGCCTTCGCACTCGGACGGTTCCCGGGCAAGCTAGTGGCAGTCGAGCGGGCCCCTTTCAAGCTCACCAAGGAGTACATCGCCATCATGGGCGGGCTCAACTCGGCGGGGTTCCAGCTTTACAAGGACCTGCTGCAGAAAGGGCTGGAGCAGCTGATCAGCCACCGCGAGACATTGCAGCTGCACAAAGACCTGCTGTCAGGGCAGGCAGGGCCGCTGCTGGACTAAGAGCTGGACGCCGAGGACCTGATCGAAGCCTCGTTCAACAACAGCTACAGCGCGATGTACGACAACTACCAGCACCTCAGCAACGGGATAATGCCCTGAGTGAACCGACCATTCGCAATTTGAGATGCAGGACGGCAAGACCTCGGTCAAGGTCAGCAGCCCGCCCGGGGGCCAGCAGCAGGCGCCTGACCAGCAGGCCCGCACCAGTGTCCGCGTCAAAAACCCGCCCGGCGGCAAGTCCAATTTCACCCTCGGGTGAATGACTCCCGATCTTGTCCGACTAACATGGTCAATCCAGTCACTTCTTCTTTGAGAGGTTGCGCTGCTTTTCGGGGGCGATCACGAGTTTGCCGTCGGGCAGGCCTTTCCGCTTGCGTACCCCCAGCATGATGCTGCGGGCTTTGTTGTGCAGGAGGTTTTCGAGCCCGTGCTCCTCGATTTCCTCTGCCGTGGCTGGCACGAAGTAGGGGTCCTCTTCGATCACCCGCCACGTGTCGAACTGGAGCTGGGGGTTGACCATCCCATGCGTCTTCGTCAGCATCTCCTTATACAGCCCGAAAGACTCCAGCACCGGCAGATGCGCCTGGATAATATTGAACTGCCCGTTTTCCTGAACGTCGTCACTGAGCACCTCCGAACGCCGCTTGTTCAGCACGTGGAAGGCCGGCCCGTAGTGCTGCTGCCCGCAGTTTACTGTGCAGTGGTAGACCGGCTCCACCAGCCTTGGGTTCGCTCCGAGAAAAGCTTCTAGGCAGAGGCTTTTCGTGGTGGAGATGAGCTGCCCGAGCAGAGGCCCGTAAGGGTCCTTTATGCGCTTTGTGCTAGTAGAGGCCTCGCGCAGCTCCTTGCCCTCCTCGTCTTCAGAGGGTTCGTACTTGGCCATCAGTTTTTCGAGGGCCTGGGGGTGCACCTCCACCTTCTCGACCACGAAAAGGGCGCCCATCATTCCTTCTTCGCAAAGGGGGCCCGACTGGACAGCCAGCTCAAAGCCCGAGGTGATAGCGCTGATGATTTCCCGGCTACTGgcgttaaaatatttttcaaccagCTCGAAGTCCTCGATATGCAGCCAGTCCCTGCTCTTGCCAGCGAACAGACTGTGCTCTTCCTCCATCATCCTGAAGGTTAGGAGGTTAGGCCCGCTCTTCTGAGGGCCCAGACAGCATGCCTTTTGCAGGATCAGCTTGCGGATCGTGCCGTCCTCGATCGTGTCGCAAGCGCAGTCCGCGATTTCAGCCAGCACCCTCCTCAGCTGCTCGCAAGGGACGTCCCGGTAGAGCACCTTCTGGAACCGAGAGGCATGCTTTTAAAGGAATTGTGCAAAAGCGAAGGGCAAAGAAAGAGCCCTGATGGTGAGCTGGATCAGTTCGTTGGGAGTGGTGCTGTGGACGAGGTTGGTCTTCTCACGGATGTTAATGAAGGGGCTGCGAGGAGCCACCGTCCTGCCCTTGTTCTTGTGGTCTACCCGCCTCTCCAGCTTTTAGTAGGTGAACTTCTCTTCCTGCTCGTCCTCGGGCTTCAGAAAGTAGCGGGTGTCTGCGACTGTCATGTCGTCCGCGTCGTATTTCTCGACATGCGCCTCCCACTCTTTTATCGCCTCCTCCTTCCTGAGCCTGCGCTCGTCCTCTACCAGCTGATCTTGTAGCATCTCTTCTCGCAGCCGGAGCTTCTCAGCTCGTACCTCTTCGTGCTTTCGAAGGGCGGCCATTTAGGCGATGTAGTCTCGGTTGTTGATGATCTCGGGGTGGTCGTAGACTATCGTTTCACGGAAGGAGACGATCATGTCAGAGACGTGTACAGGAACCTGACTGAAAGCAGCCCGCAGGTCCTCGACACAACGCTCAAGGTGGATTTCGCCGCACGTGGTGAGGACCATGTCCCCGTTGTTCTCGAGGGTGAGGGTGACCGACGGGTCCGAACGGTCCAGCTTGCGAAGTCCCTCCAGCAATCTTTCCTGATGCTACAGCTCGGGTGTATATACTCTCACCTTCAGGATGTTCTTCGCGTGGGAAAAGATCGGAGTGATCGAGGGACAGCTCTCGACCGTGCTCAGTGTGCAGGTCTTGAACACCAGTTCGTCCAGCCCGCCCAGGCCGAACACCGTCCCCGCGCTCACCTCAGAGACTGCCTCCGCCTGATGCCCCATCAGCATGTACAGTCCTCCTAGCTCGATCCTCTGGATATCTCGCTCTAGAACAATTTCGCCTTCCTCGTCGATGACCTTTTTAGGGGTCGGGCTGATCAGGTAGACCGGTTGTCCTCTTCGCAACCGGCCACTGAAGATCCTTCCGAAGCCCAGCAGCCGGCTCCCCTTCCAGGGCTACTCGAGGCCCCTGACATTGACGTTTTCTCTTGAAAAATTGACCATTTTGGAGACAAACACAAGGGCAGGCGCATCCTCCGAATTATCGCACTGCAGGGCGGCCTGCTTCAGCCCCTCGACGGAGGGGTCCTTGCAGTCCAGTATTTCCTGGAAGAATCGGGTGATCCTCCGTGGCTGGGCCTAGACGGGTGAAGGCAGCTGGTCGATGATGGTGCTAAGCACGACCCTGTCCAGCGGGATCCACTCGTTCATGATCGCGTGGATCATGGTCAGTTAGTCGAGCTTCATCAGATGGTCGATCTCTAGTTTCAGTTGCAGCCCTCCCACGATCTTCCGGACGGCCTCCTCCTCATGCCCCTTGCAGGCGCCGTAGACCTTCCAGATGTTTTCTAGCACGAATTCTACGAACATCGGCCGGCTGCTTTCTCGAGGCGGCTTGGCTACTGCCTTCTTGGTTTTTCGGTCGAAGTAGTGCTCACCCCATAAAACCTGCTGCAGTGCCTCGGGGCGGGCACCCAGCCGAGCTGCAAAAAGCCGTGTAAAGTCACGGATGGTGAACGCCCAGGTGTCAATGCTGCTCGCAAAAATAACGTTGTTCTTCTGAGGTTCGAAGTAGAGGCCCCGCTCCAAGGAGTCAATCAAGTCCGCCTCGACTAGGCCCTCTCCTTCGGCTGTGCTAACCATGGCACCGAGCACCGCATTGACGTGCTCGATGACCTGGGCGATCGTGCGATACGCCTCCTCAGGGGTCTGCTCAAGCTCCCGGATGAGACGATCGATTTTGTTGATCACAAGGACAGCCTTGACCTGCTAGTTGAAGGCTTGGCGTATACAGGCGTAAGTCTGGCTGGTGACCCCCTCAACCGCGTCCACCAGTATAAGTGCACCGTCGGTAAGCGCGAGGGCGCTGGACACCTCGAACCCGAACTCGATGTGGCCAGGGGAGTCGATGAGGTTGACAAGATGCTCGGGCCGCCCATCCGGCCGGAACAGCAGACTGATCGATGAGGCCTTCATGGTGATGCCTCTGTCCTGCTCGTCCGTCCGAGAGTCCATGTAAAGCAGTTTTCCAGCATGTCGCTTGTGTATGATGTTGTTGGAGGAGACGAGACTGTCAGCGAGGGTGGTCTTGCCGTGGTCAACATGGGCGAGGATGCAGAGGTTGCGGACCAGCCGGGGGTCCCCGCCACTGCGCTGGATTCGGTCGAGCCTGCCAGTCCTTTCCATTTACTTATATATGAGAGGTCATCAAACGGTCCTGATACGGCCCTCGATGCGAGGCGCGATCACCACGAACTTCTCGCCGTCGACCTCCTTGACCTCCTTGAACAGCTTGGTGAACCGCTAGGACACCTTGCTCTTCACCCGGCacaactccagctcctccaTCTCTTTGGAAGCTTGCTTCTTGTTGAACTGCCGGAAGAAGCCCATCAGGAGGTCGATGTTCCGGATCAGGCATTCTTTCTCCACGTGGTCCGGGATCTCCTTCAGCGAGGCGTATCCGTCGTTGCCATCCAGAGGGAACGAATTACTTGATACCGTGTACACCATCTCTTTGTCAAGCGGCTGTTAGCCAACCGTAGCGGTGACGATCTTCTGGCCGGGCGGGGCCTTGGGGTCGAAAGTGATGCAGGCACCCGAGATGGATGGAAAGCGACCCTCCGGCGCAGGGTACCTCTCAACCCCCTCCTCAAAGAGGGTCAGCAGCTGCTGCCCAGTCATCTTCTTGATCCCGATCAGGTCGATGATGATCTTGAACATCTCCTTGACCATGAAGGGCCCGGCCTCGATGACCGAGTCGTGCCTGATGAACCCCGAGTTGATAAAGGCCACGTCGCTCTGGGTGTAGGCCCGGAACAGGTCTGTCACGAAATTGCCGAAGTGGTTCTCCTGGCAGCGCACGTTGATGAACCTGCAGTCCAGGTCCACGGCCGTGTAGCCGAGCACCTTGTTCATGACCTCACCGCTGATCGATATCATTTTGTCCACATGGGCCTTCAGCTCAGCGTCCGGGTTCTCCTGGTGATACACCTCGAACAGGGTGGCAGACACTGCGTATTTGCCTTTCAGCCGGTACGCTTCTTTCGGGGCGAAATCTTTGTGGAAGAATTTCAGAGACGAGAATTGTCGGAAATTGCTGCCACTCTTCAGCACGAGAGTGCCATCGACCATTTCTCGCATGACGCAGTGGTTGTGCCCACCCAGCACTAGGTCCAGCTCAGGCACGGCTTTGGCTAGTTTGAGGTCATGGGCGTTAGTACTGTGAGTCAGGGCGATCACCAGATCCACCCGGTCCTCCTATCTGAGCTTGCGGGCCAGCCTCCGAGACGTCTCGATAGCGGACTCAGTCCTGACGATTTCAGCAACCTGCTATTCCAGCAGGTCAGCCCAATGCTCCTCGCCCACCCCGATGACCCCGATCCGCAGGTCCGTCACATAGAGCACCTTGTAAGCCTCAGCCTCGCCCAGCAGCTGCCCGTTGTCCTTGTTGAAGTAGTTGGCAAGCAGCCACGGGAAGTTGGTCTGCCGCTTGAGAGCGATCGTGTGCTCGATCTAGTAGTCGAAGTCGTGGTTGCCGTAGCACGCGGCGTCGATCTTGAGAGAGTTCAGGGGCAGCACCATCTGTTGTCCCTTTTCGGTGAACCCCAGGGTGGAGGGGGAAAAGGCATCGCCCGAGAAGAGGGTGAGTGTCTGCTTGGTCCGCTACAGGTCCATGAGGGCCTTGAAGTTGTGGCAGCCTCCGACTGGCTCCTTGTCACCCTCCTCAATATCATATACATCGTTGAAGTGCAGGATCCTGAAGATCTCGGCACCAGGCTCGCAGAAAGTACAGCGCCCGCTCTTCTCGACCTCGAAAGTCTGGGCCTCGAAAGTGTTGACATAAAAGATGGTCCGGGCAGAAGCCTGCCCCCCGAAGCACACGAAGTTGACGTACCGGCTGGTCATCAGCTGGCAGCAGGCCGTGCACAGCATCACGTTCGACTGCCCGATCGGATTGTCATTCCGCTCCAGGAATTTGAGATCCTGCAACTAGGTGATCTTGTCTGGACTGATC
Proteins encoded:
- the LOC127595037 gene encoding LOW QUALITY PROTEIN: uncharacterized protein LOC127595037 (The sequence of the model RefSeq protein was modified relative to this genomic sequence to represent the inferred CDS: inserted 1 base in 1 codon; substituted 3 bases at 3 genomic stop codons), with product MDFHPSEVVFRRTVFGNNVRAIVSHNLNPLHSYKLALNQFAALTADXFQXRYLNDPFHSEPVXVPPNESITELKDVNWNAAGYVTGVKNTGQCASGWAFGAVGSMEFLFKSKTGRLISLAEQQLVDCDSSDYGCNGGYTNTALNYARSAGIASTDTYPYTGVKGTCRKFTPVLKLNSVGLALNCNDVYNTLQQRTVAVMVDARNFQFYSSGVFTNCGTDVNHGALLVGVASSNYWYVKNEWGVSWGXSGYIRIGIGNTCGICQRGAYPL
- the LOC127595038 gene encoding LOW QUALITY PROTEIN: elongation factor-like GTPase 1 (The sequence of the model RefSeq protein was modified relative to this genomic sequence to represent the inferred CDS: substituted 1 base at 1 genomic stop codon), which translates into the protein MERTGRLDRIQRSGGDPRLVRNLCILAHVDHGKTTLADSLVSSNNIIHKRHAGKLLYMDSRTDEQDRGITMKASSISLLFRPDGRPEHLVNLIDSPGHIEFGFEVSSALALTDGALILVDAVEGVTSQTYACIRQAFNXQVKAVLVINKIDRLIRELEQTPEEAYRTIAQVIEHVNAVLGAMVSTAEGEGLVEADLIDSLERGLYFEPQKNNVIFASSIDTWAFTIRDFTRLFAARLGARPEALQQVLWGEHYFDRKTKKAVAKPPRESSRPMFVEFVLENIWKVYGACKGHEEEAVRKIAQPRRITRFFQEILDCKDPSVEGLKQAALQCDNSEDAPALVFVSKMPWKGSRLLGFGRIFSGRLRRGQPVYLISPTPKKVIDEEGEIVLERDIQRIELGGLYMLMGHQAEAVSEVSAGTVFGLGGLDELVFKTCTLSTVESCPSITPIFSHAKNILKLDRSDPSVTLTLENNGDMVLTTCGEIHLERCVEDLRAAFSQHEEVRAEKLRLREEMLQDQLVEDERRLRKEEAIKEWEAHVEKYDADDMTVADTRYFLKPEDEQEENPFINIREKTNLVHSTTPNELIQLTIRKVLYRDVPCEQLRRVLAEIADCACDTIEDGTIRKLILQKACCLGPQKSGPNLLTFRMMEEEHSLFAGKSRDWLHIEDFELVEKYFNASSREIISAITSGFELAVQSGPLCEEGMMGALFVVEKVEVHPQALEKLMAKYEPSEDEEGKELREASTSTKRIKDPYGPLLGQLISTTKSLCLEAFLGANPRLVEPVYHCTVNCGQQHYGPAFHVLNKRRSEVLSDDVQENGQFNIIQAHLPVLESFGLYKEMLTKTHGMVNPQLQFDTWRVIEEDPYFVPATAEEIEEHGLENLLHNKARSIMLGVRKRKGLPDGKLVIAPEKQRNLSKKK